The Micromonospora sp. M71_S20 genome has a window encoding:
- a CDS encoding DUF3710 domain-containing protein: MIFSRKRDSAGRHARDERTTEVLDSNEESTPARGPYDISEAPEGVQRLDLGSLHIPAVRDVEVRVQADPEGVIQQVVLVHGPNALQLGVFAAPRSEGIWDEVREEIRQSLFNDGAAAQEVQGEYGIELHARVRTPDGLTDLRFVGIDGPRWMVRGVYQGEVATNPAAAGPLAECLDGLVVDRGQEAKPVREPLPLRLPREVADQAVEGAPADGNPAPAPREA; encoded by the coding sequence GTGATCTTCTCCCGGAAGCGGGACAGTGCCGGACGGCACGCCCGCGACGAGCGGACGACCGAGGTCCTCGACTCGAACGAGGAGTCGACCCCGGCCCGCGGCCCGTACGACATCTCCGAGGCGCCCGAGGGGGTGCAGCGGCTCGACCTGGGCAGCCTGCACATCCCGGCGGTGCGCGACGTCGAGGTGCGGGTGCAGGCCGACCCGGAGGGCGTGATCCAGCAGGTCGTGCTCGTGCACGGTCCGAACGCGCTCCAGCTCGGCGTCTTCGCCGCGCCGCGCTCCGAGGGCATCTGGGACGAGGTGCGCGAGGAGATCCGCCAGTCGCTGTTCAACGACGGCGCGGCGGCCCAGGAGGTCCAGGGCGAGTACGGCATCGAGCTGCACGCCCGGGTGCGTACCCCGGACGGACTGACCGACCTGCGGTTCGTCGGCATCGACGGGCCGCGCTGGATGGTCCGCGGCGTCTACCAGGGCGAGGTGGCCACCAACCCGGCCGCCGCCGGCCCGCTGGCCGAGTGCCTCGACGGCCTGGTGGTCGACCGGGGCCAGGAGGCCAAGCCGGTGCGCGAGCCGCTGCCGCTGCGGCTGCCCCGCGAGGTGGCCGACCAGGCGGTCGAGGGGGCGCCGGCCGACGGCAACCCCGCGCCCGCGCCCCGCGAGGCCTGA
- a CDS encoding LytR C-terminal domain-containing protein: MRALVVVGLLAVLALVFVVVALVRDTQSSAGLAGGCPEGWPMADVTLRESKDVKINVYNATDEPGRASTVADDFRNRKFQVKKVGNEKKQIDDIAVLRYGPKGVGSAHLLRAYFLDNAEWDYDPKRTDDVVDVVLGSSFQQLATTTEVNQSLGDLGAPVAPAESCPMSEDD, translated from the coding sequence GTGCGAGCACTCGTTGTCGTCGGCCTGCTGGCGGTGCTGGCCCTCGTCTTCGTGGTCGTCGCGCTGGTCCGCGACACCCAGAGCAGCGCCGGCCTCGCCGGAGGTTGCCCGGAGGGCTGGCCGATGGCCGACGTGACCCTGCGGGAATCCAAGGACGTCAAGATCAACGTCTACAACGCGACCGACGAGCCGGGTCGGGCCAGCACCGTCGCGGACGACTTCCGCAACCGCAAGTTCCAGGTCAAGAAGGTCGGCAACGAGAAGAAGCAGATCGACGACATCGCGGTCCTACGCTACGGCCCGAAGGGAGTCGGCTCGGCGCACCTGCTGCGGGCGTACTTCCTCGACAACGCCGAATGGGACTACGACCCCAAGCGCACCGACGACGTCGTGGACGTGGTGCTCGGCAGCAGCTTCCAGCAGCTCGCCACCACCACCGAGGTCAACCAGTCCCTGGGCGACCTCGGCGCGCCGGTCGCGCCGGCCGAGTCCTGCCCGATGTCCGAGGACGACTGA
- a CDS encoding inositol monophosphatase family protein — protein MDRSAPAELLEIAVEVARDAAATAYRMRVEGVSVAATKSTVTDVVTAADRAVERQVVDALRRLRPGDAVLGEEYGAGETGPVAPGGVRWIVDPIDGTVNYLYGIPHCAVSLAAEVDGEVVAGVVRNVSTGEEWTATVGGGAWRDGERLRCSTETDLGQALVATGFGYDPGRRAHQARVVAELIPHIRDIRRFGAAALDLCLAAEGRVDAYYEKGLAAWDQAAGALVATEAGLLVAGLGGLPAGPDLVIAAPAALFGPLHDRLADLDASGGP, from the coding sequence ATGGATCGCTCGGCGCCGGCGGAACTGCTGGAGATCGCGGTCGAGGTGGCCCGGGACGCGGCCGCCACGGCGTACCGGATGCGGGTCGAGGGCGTGTCGGTGGCGGCCACCAAGAGCACGGTCACCGACGTGGTGACCGCCGCCGACCGGGCGGTCGAGCGGCAGGTGGTCGACGCGCTGCGCCGGCTGCGGCCGGGCGACGCCGTCCTCGGCGAGGAGTACGGGGCGGGGGAGACCGGACCGGTCGCCCCCGGCGGCGTCCGCTGGATCGTGGACCCGATCGACGGGACCGTGAACTACCTCTACGGGATCCCCCACTGCGCGGTGTCGCTCGCCGCCGAGGTCGACGGCGAGGTGGTCGCCGGGGTGGTGCGCAACGTCAGCACCGGCGAGGAGTGGACGGCCACCGTCGGCGGGGGCGCCTGGCGCGACGGTGAGCGGCTGCGCTGCTCCACGGAGACCGATCTCGGCCAGGCGCTGGTCGCCACGGGGTTCGGCTACGACCCGGGGCGCCGGGCCCACCAGGCCCGGGTGGTCGCCGAACTGATCCCGCACATCCGGGACATCCGCCGCTTCGGTGCCGCGGCGCTGGACCTCTGCCTGGCCGCGGAGGGACGGGTGGACGCCTACTACGAGAAGGGGCTCGCCGCCTGGGACCAGGCCGCCGGCGCCCTGGTGGCCACGGAGGCCGGACTGCTGGTCGCCGGGCTGGGCGGGTTGCCGGCCGGCCCGGACCTGGTGATCGCCGCGCCGGCGGCGCTGTTCGGGCCGCTGCACGACCGCCTCGCCGACCTGGACGCCTCGGGCGGTCCCTGA
- a CDS encoding DUF3159 domain-containing protein, whose product MTTGQHRAAQPESDPQGEEPLPTLAEQMADQLGGWRGLVESSIPVVVFVLANIIGELRPAVIASVAVALVIAGLRLAQRRPVRHAVNGLFGVAVGAAIAWRTGDERDFYLPGILYGIGYGLALLVSAAIRQPLVGWIWSVLVAKGRSEWRDDPRLVRTFTGLTVLWGVVWLAKVGVQAGLYLAHQDTALGVARLVLGYPPYVLLLLITVWTVRRVTRESEPEALPGG is encoded by the coding sequence ATGACGACGGGACAGCACCGGGCGGCACAGCCGGAGAGCGACCCGCAGGGCGAGGAGCCGCTGCCCACCCTCGCCGAGCAGATGGCCGACCAGCTCGGCGGCTGGCGAGGGCTGGTCGAGTCCAGCATCCCGGTGGTCGTCTTCGTGCTGGCCAACATCATCGGCGAGCTGCGGCCCGCCGTGATCGCCTCGGTGGCGGTGGCGCTCGTGATCGCCGGTCTGCGGCTCGCGCAGCGCCGGCCGGTCCGGCACGCGGTCAACGGGCTCTTCGGCGTCGCCGTCGGCGCCGCGATCGCCTGGCGCACCGGCGACGAACGTGACTTCTACCTCCCCGGCATCCTCTACGGCATCGGCTACGGGCTGGCCCTGCTCGTCTCGGCGGCCATCCGGCAGCCCCTCGTGGGGTGGATCTGGTCGGTGCTGGTGGCCAAGGGCCGCTCGGAGTGGCGCGACGACCCGCGCCTGGTGCGGACCTTCACCGGGCTCACCGTGCTCTGGGGCGTGGTGTGGCTGGCCAAGGTGGGCGTACAGGCCGGGCTCTACCTCGCCCACCAGGACACGGCCCTCGGCGTGGCACGGCTGGTGCTGGGCTACCCGCCGTACGTGCTGCTGCTGCTGATCACGGTCTGGACGGTCCGGCGGGTGACCCGGGAGTCGGAGCCCGAGGCGCTGCCCGGTGGCTGA
- a CDS encoding TrkA family potassium uptake protein yields the protein MRIAIAGAGNVGRSIAQELIDNGHQVMLIERQPRMLRPDRVPAADWVLADACELASLEEADIAGCDVVVAATGDDKVNLVVSLLAKTEFAVPRVVARVNRAENEWLFTEQWGVDVAVSKPRVMAALVEEAVTVGDLVRLMTFRQGEANLVEITLPPTAPYVGESLRAVPLPRDSALVAILRGKRVLVPTPDDSLEAGDELIFVCTAEVEDAVRAVVLGADSVERTREQR from the coding sequence ATGCGCATCGCCATCGCCGGCGCGGGCAACGTGGGCCGCTCGATCGCCCAGGAGCTGATCGACAACGGCCACCAGGTGATGCTCATCGAGCGCCAGCCCAGGATGCTCCGGCCCGACCGGGTGCCGGCGGCCGACTGGGTACTGGCCGACGCCTGCGAGCTGGCCAGCCTGGAGGAGGCCGACATCGCCGGCTGCGACGTGGTGGTCGCGGCCACCGGGGACGACAAGGTCAACCTGGTGGTCTCGCTGCTGGCCAAGACCGAGTTCGCGGTGCCCCGGGTGGTGGCCCGGGTCAACCGGGCCGAGAACGAGTGGCTCTTCACCGAGCAGTGGGGCGTCGACGTCGCGGTGAGCAAGCCGCGGGTGATGGCCGCCCTGGTCGAGGAGGCGGTCACCGTCGGCGACCTGGTCCGGCTGATGACCTTCCGGCAGGGCGAGGCGAACCTGGTGGAGATCACCCTGCCGCCGACCGCCCCGTACGTGGGCGAGTCGTTGCGCGCCGTCCCGCTGCCCCGCGACTCGGCGCTGGTGGCGATCCTGCGCGGCAAGCGGGTGCTGGTGCCCACCCCGGACGATTCGCTCGAGGCCGGCGACGAGCTGATCTTCGTGTGCACCGCGGAGGTCGAGGACGCGGTCCGCGCGGTGGTGCTCGGGGCGGACAGCGTCGAACGTACCCGCGAGCAGCGCTGA
- a CDS encoding OB-fold nucleic acid binding domain-containing protein, with product MSTDEGRGPLRRMLRRLTASEAEIEAQELRRESAEHGGVPAGQCMRGQLVSVAGRLRTVVYTPRTNLPTLEADLYDGSDVVTLVWLGRRHIAGIEPGRHLTARGRVALRDDRKVIYNPYYELEPPK from the coding sequence ATGTCGACCGACGAGGGCCGGGGTCCGCTGCGCCGCATGCTGCGCCGGCTCACCGCGAGCGAGGCGGAGATCGAGGCGCAGGAGCTGCGCCGGGAGAGCGCCGAGCACGGCGGTGTCCCGGCCGGGCAGTGCATGCGGGGCCAGCTGGTCTCGGTGGCCGGGCGGCTGCGTACGGTCGTCTACACCCCGCGGACCAACCTGCCCACGCTGGAGGCGGACCTCTACGACGGCAGCGACGTGGTCACCCTGGTCTGGCTGGGCCGGCGGCACATCGCCGGGATCGAGCCCGGTCGCCACCTGACCGCGCGCGGCCGGGTGGCCCTGCGGGACGACCGCAAGGTGATCTACAACCCGTACTACGAGCTGGAACCGCCGAAGTGA
- a CDS encoding DUF3093 domain-containing protein translates to MSPSSPSPAPPAAAPPQHAERLGLPWWLWLGGLGAAALLAVEVWMGAPGVRAWLPFVVLLPATVAGLAWLGRIRIAVRDDELRVDDARLPVRFVADVVPLDAAGRREVLGVGADPLAFVVQRPWIPGAVQVVLDDPADPTPFWVVSTRHPVELAEALLAARDAART, encoded by the coding sequence CTGTCACCATCCTCGCCGTCCCCGGCGCCGCCCGCCGCGGCGCCCCCGCAGCACGCCGAGCGGCTCGGCCTGCCCTGGTGGCTGTGGCTGGGCGGGCTCGGCGCGGCCGCCCTACTCGCCGTGGAGGTCTGGATGGGCGCGCCCGGCGTCCGCGCCTGGCTGCCCTTCGTGGTGCTGCTGCCGGCGACCGTCGCCGGCCTGGCCTGGCTCGGCCGGATCCGGATCGCGGTACGCGACGACGAACTGCGGGTGGACGACGCCCGGCTGCCGGTCCGGTTCGTCGCCGACGTCGTCCCGTTGGACGCCGCCGGCCGGCGCGAGGTCCTCGGGGTCGGCGCCGACCCGCTGGCCTTCGTGGTGCAGCGACCCTGGATCCCCGGCGCCGTCCAGGTGGTCCTCGACGACCCGGCCGATCCCACCCCGTTCTGGGTGGTCAGCACCCGCCACCCGGTCGAGCTGGCCGAGGCGCTCCTCGCCGCCCGCGACGCCGCCCGCACCTGA
- the dut gene encoding dUTP diphosphatase, with product MTDVVPVPVRQLDPELPLPAYAHPGDAGADLVAAADVELPPGGRALVPTGVAIALPEGYVGLVHPRSGLAARLGVTVLNAPGTVDAGYRGEILVNLINHDRETPAKISRGDRIAQLVVQRVARADFRPAAELTASRRGTGGHGSTGGHAGLMSSPTGGGPAAAPEAPDGRRAPDVPDARREERDRADGRTEEVAG from the coding sequence GTGACCGACGTCGTACCCGTGCCCGTACGGCAGCTCGACCCCGAGCTGCCGCTGCCGGCGTACGCCCATCCCGGCGATGCCGGGGCAGACCTGGTGGCGGCGGCGGACGTCGAGCTGCCACCCGGCGGCCGGGCCCTGGTCCCGACCGGCGTGGCGATCGCGTTGCCCGAGGGGTACGTGGGTCTCGTCCACCCCCGTTCGGGGCTCGCGGCCAGACTCGGCGTGACGGTGCTCAACGCGCCCGGTACGGTCGACGCCGGCTACCGGGGTGAGATCCTCGTCAACCTGATCAACCATGATCGGGAGACACCGGCGAAGATCTCCCGTGGCGACCGGATCGCGCAGCTCGTCGTGCAGCGGGTGGCGCGGGCGGACTTCCGGCCGGCGGCCGAGCTGACCGCGTCCCGGCGCGGGACCGGCGGGCACGGCTCCACGGGCGGCCACGCCGGCCTAATGTCGTCCCCGACCGGTGGCGGGCCGGCAGCGGCCCCGGAGGCACCGGACGGACGGCGGGCGCCGGACGTGCCGGACGCCCGGCGGGAAGAGCGGGACCGGGCAGACGGCCGGACGGAAGAGGTGGCAGGGTGA
- a CDS encoding RNA polymerase sigma factor, translating into MTEPRQTGADVRSLTDTLIAHAQSAGGQLTSAQLARTVESAEVTPAQAKKILRALSEAGVTVVVDGSASTRRRVAAARSATPASRATTAKTTKKAVAPAPKQAPAADEAPAPAPRKAAPRKATGTTAEVAAKAAAPAKATKSTRATKATVAAAGAKPAKAGAKAKGEGAEGDIDPEELAKEIEDVVVEEPAELTRAAETDAANSASDNDFEWDDEESEALKQARRDAELTASADSVRAYLKQIGKVPLLNAEQEVELAKRIEAGLYAAERLRAAEEGEEKLTRDMQRDLGWISRDGERAKNHLLEANLRLVVSLAKRYTGRGMAFLDLIQEGNLGLIRAVEKFDYTKGYKFSTYATWWIRQAITRAMADQARTIRIPVHMVEVINKLGRIQRELLQDLGREPTPEELAKEMDITPEKVLEIQQYAREPISLDQTIGDEGDSQLGDFIEDSEAVVAVDAVSFSLLQDQLQQVLQTLSEREAGVVRLRFGLTDGQPRTLDEIGQVYGVTRERIRQIESKTMSKLRHPSRSQVLRDYLD; encoded by the coding sequence GTGACAGAACCCCGCCAGACCGGCGCCGACGTTCGCTCGCTCACCGACACTCTGATCGCCCACGCGCAGAGCGCCGGCGGCCAGCTCACGTCGGCTCAGCTCGCGCGCACCGTCGAGTCCGCCGAGGTGACTCCGGCCCAGGCCAAGAAGATCCTGCGGGCGCTCTCCGAGGCGGGAGTGACCGTGGTGGTCGACGGCTCGGCGAGCACCCGCCGCCGCGTCGCCGCCGCCCGATCGGCCACCCCCGCGTCCCGGGCCACCACCGCCAAGACCACCAAGAAGGCCGTCGCGCCCGCCCCGAAGCAGGCGCCCGCCGCGGACGAGGCGCCGGCGCCCGCCCCGCGCAAGGCCGCCCCGCGCAAGGCCACCGGCACCACCGCCGAGGTGGCCGCCAAGGCCGCCGCGCCCGCGAAGGCGACCAAGTCGACCCGGGCCACCAAGGCGACGGTCGCGGCGGCCGGCGCCAAGCCGGCCAAGGCCGGCGCCAAGGCCAAGGGCGAGGGCGCCGAGGGCGACATCGACCCGGAGGAGCTCGCCAAGGAGATCGAGGACGTCGTCGTCGAGGAGCCGGCGGAGCTGACCCGCGCCGCCGAGACCGACGCCGCCAACTCGGCCAGCGACAACGACTTCGAGTGGGACGACGAGGAGTCCGAGGCGCTCAAGCAGGCGCGTCGCGACGCCGAGCTGACCGCCTCCGCCGACTCGGTCCGGGCCTACCTCAAGCAGATCGGCAAGGTCCCGCTGCTCAACGCCGAGCAGGAGGTGGAGCTGGCCAAGCGGATCGAGGCCGGGCTCTACGCCGCGGAGCGGCTGCGCGCGGCCGAGGAGGGCGAGGAGAAGCTCACCCGCGACATGCAGCGGGACCTGGGCTGGATCTCGCGGGACGGCGAGCGCGCCAAGAACCACCTGCTGGAGGCCAACCTCCGGCTGGTCGTCTCGCTGGCCAAGCGCTACACCGGCCGCGGCATGGCCTTCCTCGACCTGATCCAGGAGGGCAACCTCGGCCTGATCCGCGCGGTCGAGAAGTTCGACTACACCAAGGGCTACAAGTTCTCCACGTACGCCACCTGGTGGATCCGGCAGGCGATCACCCGGGCCATGGCCGACCAGGCCCGCACCATCCGCATCCCGGTGCACATGGTCGAGGTCATCAACAAGCTCGGCCGCATCCAGCGCGAGCTGCTCCAGGACCTGGGCCGCGAGCCCACCCCGGAGGAGCTCGCCAAGGAGATGGACATCACACCGGAGAAGGTGCTGGAGATCCAGCAGTACGCCCGGGAGCCCATCTCGCTGGACCAGACCATCGGCGACGAGGGCGACAGCCAGCTCGGTGACTTCATCGAGGACTCCGAGGCCGTGGTCGCGGTCGACGCGGTCTCGTTCTCGCTCCTGCAGGACCAGCTCCAGCAGGTGCTCCAGACGTTGTCCGAGCGTGAGGCGGGTGTGGTACGCCTGCGCTTCGGCCTGACCGACGGCCAGCCGCGCACGCTGGACGAGATCGGCCAGGTCTACGGGGTGACCCGGGAGCGCATCCGGCAGATCGAGTCCAAGACGATGTCCAAGTTGCGTCACCCGTCGCGTTCGCAGGTGCTCCGGGACTACCTGGACTGA
- a CDS encoding TrkA family potassium uptake protein, with protein MHVVIMGCGRVGSTLAYSLESRGHSVAVIDQDADAFRRLGPDFAGITVTGAGFDGEVLRQAGIERADAFAAVSSGDNSNIISARLARETFGVSRVAARIYDQRRAQVYERLGIPTVATVRWTADRMLRHLVPEGNVEIFRDPTSTVSIIEVPVHKDWVSRPVRALEGATGARVAYLIRFGIGTLPTPSSVVQEGDQLFMLVTDDMAATVTSVAAAPPEGGL; from the coding sequence GTGCATGTCGTGATCATGGGTTGTGGCCGCGTCGGCTCGACCCTCGCCTACAGCCTGGAGTCCCGGGGGCACTCGGTCGCGGTCATCGACCAGGACGCCGACGCCTTCCGCCGGCTCGGCCCCGACTTCGCCGGGATCACCGTCACCGGTGCCGGCTTCGACGGGGAGGTGCTGCGGCAGGCCGGCATCGAGCGGGCGGACGCCTTCGCGGCCGTCTCCAGCGGCGACAACTCCAACATCATCTCCGCCCGGCTCGCCCGGGAGACGTTCGGCGTGTCCCGGGTGGCGGCGCGGATCTACGACCAGCGCCGCGCGCAGGTCTACGAGCGGCTCGGCATCCCCACCGTGGCCACCGTCCGGTGGACCGCCGACCGGATGCTGCGGCACCTGGTGCCGGAGGGGAACGTGGAGATCTTCCGCGACCCGACGAGCACGGTGTCGATCATCGAGGTGCCGGTGCACAAGGACTGGGTCAGCCGGCCGGTACGCGCCCTGGAGGGGGCGACCGGGGCCCGGGTGGCGTACCTGATCCGCTTCGGCATCGGCACGCTGCCCACCCCGTCCAGCGTCGTCCAGGAGGGCGACCAGCTCTTCATGCTGGTCACCGACGACATGGCGGCGACGGTCACGTCGGTGGCGGCGGCGCCGCCGGAAGGAGGGCTCTGA
- a CDS encoding DUF4193 domain-containing protein, with amino-acid sequence MATDYDAPRRDEVDLGEDSLEELKARRVDSQSGAVDVDEAEVAESFELPGADLADEELTVKVLPMQQDEFRCARCFLVHHRSQLAVERNGDLICRECV; translated from the coding sequence ATGGCCACCGACTACGACGCCCCGCGTCGCGACGAGGTCGACCTCGGCGAGGACAGCCTGGAAGAGCTCAAGGCCCGACGCGTCGACTCACAATCGGGCGCCGTGGACGTCGACGAGGCCGAGGTGGCCGAGAGCTTCGAGCTGCCCGGCGCCGACCTGGCGGACGAGGAACTCACGGTCAAGGTGCTGCCGATGCAGCAGGACGAGTTCCGGTGCGCCCGCTGCTTCCTCGTACACCACCGCAGCCAGTTGGCGGTCGAGCGCAACGGCGACCTCATCTGCCGCGAGTGCGTCTGA
- a CDS encoding APC family permease codes for MARPTSLLKRLLLGRPFRSDRLKHTLLPKRIALPVFASDALSSVAYAPDEILLTLSIAGASAYFFSPWIALAVVVVMLTVVASYRQNVHAYPSGGGDYEVATVNLGPRAGVAVASALLVDYVLTVAVSVSSGVANLGSVVPFVATHKVLIAVTAVVLLTAVNLRGLRESGTAFAIPTYGFIIVIVGMLLTGLVRVFVLGHDLRAPSAGLEIQAEHSVTGFALVFLLLRTFSSGCAALTGVEAISNGVPAFKAPKSRNAATTLLLLGTISVAMLVGIIWLSRLTGLQFVEDPRLQIISGPEGYVQKTVTTQLGETVFGSGSVLLFVVAGVTALILFLAANTAFNGFPVLGSILAQDRYLPRQLHTRGDRLAFSNGIVFLAVAAIVLIVGFQAEVTRLIQLYIVGVFVSFTLSQAGMIRHWNRHLRTTRDPQARRRMLRSRAINTFGMAMTGAVLVIVLVTKFLLGAWIAIAAMAMIYVLMLAIRRHYDRVAAELTPPDEGRAVLPARNHAVVLVSKLHKPTLRAIAYARATRPDTLTAVTVNVDEKDTRELQAEWERRDLPVPLTVVDSPYREITRPILDFVAGVRRESPRDVVTVFIPEYVVGRWWENLLHNQSALRLKGRLLFEPGVMVTSVPWQLASTAGKDLDRLDATLTRGPARGPRVAPRGTLPPSVPPVVSAPPGESGPSGGGER; via the coding sequence GTGGCCAGACCCACCTCGCTGCTGAAGCGGCTGCTCCTCGGTCGACCGTTCCGGTCCGACCGGCTGAAGCACACGCTTCTGCCCAAGCGCATCGCGCTGCCCGTGTTCGCCTCCGACGCGCTCTCCAGCGTCGCGTACGCGCCCGACGAGATCCTGCTGACCCTCTCCATCGCCGGCGCCTCGGCGTACTTCTTCTCGCCGTGGATCGCCCTGGCCGTCGTGGTGGTGATGCTCACCGTCGTGGCCAGCTACCGGCAGAACGTGCACGCCTACCCCTCCGGCGGCGGCGACTACGAGGTGGCCACCGTCAACCTCGGCCCCCGGGCGGGGGTCGCGGTGGCCAGCGCGCTGCTGGTGGACTACGTGCTCACGGTCGCGGTCTCGGTCTCCTCCGGGGTGGCCAACCTGGGCTCGGTGGTGCCGTTCGTGGCCACCCACAAGGTGCTGATCGCGGTCACCGCGGTGGTGCTGCTCACCGCGGTGAACCTGCGCGGCCTGCGGGAGTCCGGCACGGCCTTCGCCATCCCCACCTACGGCTTCATCATCGTGATAGTCGGGATGCTGCTCACCGGCCTGGTCCGGGTCTTCGTGCTCGGCCACGACCTGCGCGCGCCCAGCGCCGGCCTGGAGATCCAGGCCGAGCACAGCGTCACCGGCTTCGCCCTGGTCTTCCTGCTGCTGCGCACCTTCTCGTCGGGCTGCGCGGCGCTGACCGGCGTGGAGGCCATCTCCAACGGGGTGCCGGCGTTCAAGGCCCCGAAGAGCCGCAACGCGGCCACCACGCTGCTGCTGCTCGGCACCATCTCGGTGGCCATGCTGGTCGGCATCATCTGGCTGTCCCGCCTCACCGGCCTGCAGTTCGTCGAGGACCCGAGGCTGCAGATCATCTCCGGCCCCGAGGGGTACGTGCAGAAGACCGTCACCACCCAGCTCGGGGAGACGGTCTTCGGCTCCGGCTCGGTGCTGCTCTTCGTGGTCGCCGGGGTCACCGCGCTGATCCTCTTCCTCGCCGCGAACACCGCGTTCAACGGCTTCCCGGTGCTCGGCTCGATCCTCGCCCAGGACCGCTACCTGCCCCGGCAGCTGCACACCCGCGGCGACCGGCTGGCCTTCTCCAACGGCATCGTCTTCCTGGCCGTCGCCGCGATCGTGCTGATCGTCGGCTTCCAGGCCGAGGTGACCCGGCTCATCCAGCTCTACATCGTGGGCGTGTTCGTGTCGTTCACGCTCTCCCAGGCCGGCATGATCCGGCACTGGAACCGCCACCTGCGGACCACGCGGGACCCGCAGGCGCGCCGACGGATGCTCCGGTCCCGGGCGATCAACACCTTCGGCATGGCGATGACCGGCGCGGTGCTGGTCATCGTGCTCGTCACCAAGTTCCTGCTCGGCGCGTGGATCGCCATCGCCGCGATGGCGATGATCTACGTGCTGATGCTGGCCATCCGCCGGCACTACGACCGGGTCGCCGCCGAGCTGACCCCGCCGGACGAGGGCCGCGCCGTGCTGCCCGCCCGCAACCACGCCGTCGTGCTGGTCAGCAAGCTGCACAAGCCGACGCTGCGGGCCATCGCGTACGCCCGGGCCACCCGGCCGGACACGCTGACCGCGGTGACCGTCAACGTCGACGAGAAGGACACCCGGGAGTTGCAGGCGGAGTGGGAGCGGCGGGACCTGCCCGTCCCGCTGACCGTGGTCGACTCGCCGTACCGGGAGATCACCCGCCCCATCCTGGACTTCGTGGCCGGCGTCCGCCGGGAGTCGCCGCGCGACGTGGTCACGGTCTTCATCCCGGAGTACGTGGTGGGGCGCTGGTGGGAGAACCTGCTGCACAACCAGAGCGCGCTGCGCCTGAAGGGCCGGCTGCTCTTCGAACCGGGGGTGATGGTGACCAGCGTGCCGTGGCAGCTCGCCTCGACCGCCGGCAAGGACCTGGACCGGCTGGACGCCACACTGACCCGGGGCCCGGCACGCGGCCCCCGGGTCGCGCCGCGGGGCACCCTGCCGCCGAGCGTCCCGCCCGTCGTGTCCGCGCCGCCCGGCGAGAGCGGCCCGAGTGGTGGAGGTGAACGGTGA